The Gemmatimonadaceae bacterium genome window below encodes:
- the clpP gene encoding ATP-dependent Clp endopeptidase proteolytic subunit ClpP — protein MSTIYPPYVIERSSRGERTYDIFSRLLMDRIVFLGTPINDDVANIVIAQLLFLDADNPERDVNLYINSPGGSVSAGMAIYDTMQFMNSPIRTICMGMAASMGAFLLAAGTSGKRSALPHARIMIHQPSGGAQGTAADIEIQAKEILYLRSKMNELMAKHTGRTVEQIERDVDRDRFMSSDEAKQYGLIDNVIVQARALATTERKATL, from the coding sequence ATGTCGACCATTTATCCCCCGTACGTCATCGAGCGGTCGAGCCGCGGCGAGCGCACCTACGACATCTTTTCGCGCTTGCTCATGGACCGGATCGTGTTCCTGGGGACGCCGATCAACGACGACGTCGCGAACATCGTCATCGCTCAGCTTCTCTTTCTCGACGCCGATAATCCAGAACGGGACGTGAATCTCTACATCAACTCGCCGGGCGGCAGCGTTTCGGCGGGCATGGCGATTTACGACACGATGCAGTTCATGAACTCGCCAATCCGGACCATCTGCATGGGAATGGCGGCGAGCATGGGCGCCTTCCTGCTCGCGGCCGGGACCTCGGGCAAGCGATCGGCGCTGCCGCACGCCAGGATCATGATCCACCAGCCTTCCGGTGGCGCCCAAGGTACGGCGGCGGACATCGAGATCCAGGCGAAAGAGATCCTGTATTTGCGGTCCAAGATGAACGAGCTCATGGCGAAGCACACCGGCCGCACGGTAGAACAGATCGAGCGCGACGTGGACCGCGACCGGTTCATGTCGTCCGACGAGGCCAAGCAGTACGGGCTGATCGACAACGTGATCGTACAGGCCCGGGCGCTGGCGACAACGGAGCGGAAGGCGACCTTGTGA
- a CDS encoding M1 family metallopeptidase — MTTRRISLPTGRLAAAAACLTIAFPGMSTAQSGRWPARPVQRTIPLGPEIERAYRAGTRDSTGSPGKTYWQQSVDYDIDARLDVDSAVLHGTEHVTLHNTSPDTLHAIVLRLLQNYNTAMESRDDYVTDITQGDVMERLSVNGDAVSLADPHAFAVHGTVAAIRLDRPIAPGASATIDAAWHFEVPNVPLDQRAERMGRWGTSLYQVAQWYPQVAMYDDLRGWDTDQYLGLGEFYNQFGRFDVKITVPAGWLVGATGTLTNAADVLSPAARDRLALAMHADTTVHVVDAAGRGAGSATASGTSLTWHFTAPRVNDFAFATSKDYVLDATHANTPAPTLVQVFYLPEHTDYRRSAQYARFALEHHSKMVMPYSFPQASVADGPEGGMEYPMIVFCSADLSTITHELGHEWFPMTVSSDETRYGWQDEGFNDYIDLFSDAAYEKQPPTFSEWIQAYRAVAGQDLEPTLMWPSDYAGPYYEEQAYAKAPVALYALGGVVGDSAVKNAFAAYAHAWAFKHPAPWDFFMFMDHELGQDLGWFWNAWWFNSETFDQAITGVHEQHGQVVIDLADHGTMAMPVIARITWSDGSSQTVVRPASVWFAGDTTLTIAVPSSGKAVRSVQLDPENRFQDLKPQDNRWTHG, encoded by the coding sequence ATGACCACTCGACGCATTTCGTTGCCCACTGGCCGCCTGGCGGCGGCGGCGGCGTGCCTAACCATTGCCTTCCCCGGCATGTCGACCGCGCAGTCCGGGCGCTGGCCCGCGCGGCCCGTCCAGCGCACCATCCCCCTCGGCCCGGAAATCGAGCGCGCCTACCGCGCCGGCACCCGCGACTCCACCGGGTCGCCCGGCAAGACCTACTGGCAGCAAAGCGTGGACTACGATATCGACGCGCGGCTCGACGTGGACAGCGCGGTGCTGCACGGTACCGAGCACGTCACGCTGCACAATACGTCGCCCGACACGCTCCACGCGATCGTGCTCAGGCTGCTGCAGAACTACAACACGGCCATGGAATCGCGCGACGACTACGTCACCGACATCACGCAGGGCGATGTGATGGAGCGGCTGAGCGTGAACGGCGACGCGGTGTCGCTCGCCGATCCCCACGCCTTCGCCGTGCACGGCACCGTGGCCGCGATCCGGCTCGACCGTCCCATCGCGCCCGGCGCGTCGGCGACGATCGACGCAGCTTGGCATTTCGAGGTGCCTAACGTCCCGTTGGACCAACGCGCCGAACGCATGGGCCGCTGGGGCACGTCGCTGTATCAGGTGGCGCAATGGTACCCGCAGGTGGCCATGTACGACGACCTCCGCGGATGGGACACCGATCAGTACCTCGGACTCGGCGAGTTCTACAACCAGTTCGGCCGCTTCGACGTGAAGATCACGGTGCCGGCCGGCTGGCTGGTCGGCGCCACCGGCACGCTGACTAACGCAGCCGACGTCCTGTCGCCGGCCGCGCGCGACCGGCTCGCGCTGGCCATGCACGCCGATACCACCGTGCACGTCGTCGACGCCGCCGGCCGCGGCGCGGGATCGGCAACGGCGAGCGGGACGTCGCTCACGTGGCACTTCACCGCCCCGCGCGTCAACGACTTCGCGTTCGCGACATCCAAGGACTACGTGTTGGATGCGACGCACGCGAACACGCCGGCGCCGACGCTCGTGCAGGTGTTCTATCTGCCCGAACACACGGATTATCGCCGGTCGGCCCAGTACGCGCGCTTCGCGCTCGAGCACCACTCGAAGATGGTCATGCCGTACTCGTTCCCGCAGGCCTCGGTGGCCGACGGACCCGAAGGCGGCATGGAGTATCCGATGATCGTGTTCTGCAGCGCCGACCTGAGCACGATCACCCACGAGCTGGGACACGAGTGGTTCCCGATGACCGTGAGCTCCGACGAAACGCGGTACGGCTGGCAGGATGAAGGCTTCAACGACTACATCGATCTGTTTTCCGACGCCGCGTACGAAAAGCAACCACCGACCTTCAGCGAATGGATCCAGGCCTATCGCGCCGTCGCGGGTCAGGATCTCGAGCCGACGCTCATGTGGCCGTCGGATTACGCCGGCCCGTATTACGAAGAGCAGGCGTACGCCAAGGCGCCGGTCGCGCTGTATGCGTTAGGCGGCGTGGTGGGCGATTCGGCGGTCAAGAACGCGTTCGCCGCGTACGCGCACGCCTGGGCGTTCAAGCATCCCGCGCCCTGGGATTTCTTCATGTTCATGGACCATGAGCTCGGACAGGACCTCGGCTGGTTCTGGAATGCATGGTGGTTCAATAGCGAGACGTTCGACCAGGCGATCACCGGCGTGCACGAGCAACACGGCCAGGTCGTGATCGATTTGGCGGACCACGGCACCATGGCCATGCCGGTCATCGCGCGCATCACGTGGTCCGACGGCTCCTCGCAAACGGTGGTCCGCCCCGCGAGCGTCTGGTTTGCCGGCGACACGACGCTCACGATCGCGGTCCCGTCGTCGGGTAAGGCGGTTCGCTCAGTACAGCTCGATCCGGAAAATCGATTTCAGGACCTCAAGCCGCAGGACAATCGTTGGACGCACGGGTGA
- the tig gene encoding trigger factor, translated as MNIAITPKKTEGLERLLEVSVPIEEVREREDRAAKRYASQVRLAGFRPGKAPAAMVRKKFAVAIRQEAIESAVQDAFKEVLEREKVELATQPHVHELKFIDGQPLTFELHLEIRPSIELPRTVGFRVTRTPRVVTDDHVREQIDSMREQKAAWAPVEERGQPGDMVTVQLATADESGAMGDGSEYRIVLGGGQAIPGIEELIMETPTGATLERAVKWPEDFPDEAQRGATKQVRVTVKDVKRKSLPALDDAFAREVGDFDSLAALNKTVREDLQKDADREADAQVRQKLVDEVIGANPFEIPPSWVSQLMQAYAEAYQIPEGEKERFEREFRPMAERQVRRDLVVDTIAKNEKLEATEADIDDRVADMASKRGVDPGQVYASLQKAGRIKELERSITEDKVFSWLKEKNTIEEG; from the coding sequence ATGAACATCGCCATCACGCCGAAAAAGACCGAGGGACTCGAGCGCCTGCTCGAGGTGTCGGTGCCGATCGAAGAAGTGCGCGAGCGCGAGGACCGTGCGGCAAAACGCTATGCGTCGCAGGTCAGGCTGGCCGGCTTTCGCCCCGGTAAGGCACCGGCCGCGATGGTGCGCAAGAAGTTCGCTGTCGCGATTCGTCAGGAAGCCATCGAGTCCGCCGTGCAAGACGCGTTCAAGGAAGTGCTCGAGCGCGAGAAGGTGGAGCTGGCGACGCAGCCGCACGTGCACGAGCTCAAATTCATCGATGGACAGCCCCTCACCTTCGAGCTGCACCTCGAAATCCGTCCGTCCATCGAGCTGCCCCGCACCGTGGGCTTCCGCGTCACCCGCACGCCGCGCGTTGTCACCGACGATCACGTACGCGAGCAGATCGATTCAATGCGCGAGCAGAAAGCGGCATGGGCGCCAGTCGAGGAGCGCGGCCAGCCCGGCGACATGGTCACCGTGCAGCTGGCAACGGCCGACGAGTCGGGCGCGATGGGCGACGGCAGCGAATACAGGATTGTGTTAGGCGGGGGCCAGGCCATTCCCGGCATCGAAGAGCTGATCATGGAGACGCCGACGGGCGCCACCCTGGAGCGCGCGGTGAAGTGGCCCGAGGATTTCCCCGACGAGGCGCAGCGGGGAGCCACGAAGCAGGTCAGAGTCACCGTCAAAGACGTGAAGCGAAAGTCGTTGCCCGCGCTCGACGATGCATTCGCGCGGGAAGTCGGCGACTTCGATTCGCTCGCGGCACTCAACAAGACGGTTCGCGAAGACCTCCAGAAGGACGCCGACCGTGAGGCCGACGCGCAGGTGCGCCAGAAGCTCGTGGATGAGGTGATCGGCGCCAACCCGTTCGAGATCCCGCCCAGCTGGGTCAGCCAGCTGATGCAGGCGTACGCGGAAGCCTACCAGATCCCCGAGGGCGAGAAGGAGCGCTTCGAACGCGAGTTTCGCCCCATGGCCGAGCGCCAGGTGCGGCGCGACCTCGTCGTCGACACGATCGCCAAGAATGAGAAGCTCGAGGCGACGGAAGCCGACATCGATGACCGTGTAGCGGACATGGCGTCCAAGCGCGGCGTTGATCCTGGCCAGGTCTACGCGTCGTTACAGAAGGCAGGTAGAATCAAAGAACTGGAGCGGTCGATCACGGAAGACAAAGTGTTCTCGTGGCTCAAAGAGAAGAACACGATCGAAGAAGGGTGA